In Acinetobacter pittii, one genomic interval encodes:
- a CDS encoding GFA family protein — protein sequence MLEMSHVGSCLCNEVKFSICNEINTVYHCHCSLCRKQTGTGSNAATLVSKNRFEWLSGLELVRTYKKETGFTSSFCSKCGSPVPNLVGSTDFMWIPLGLLDQDIVVLKKLNFCMVSKTNWANTIAADESYNQLPTLNELKILFD from the coding sequence ATACTCGAGATGAGCCATGTGGGTTCTTGTCTATGCAATGAAGTCAAATTTTCAATTTGCAATGAAATAAACACGGTTTACCATTGCCACTGTAGTCTCTGCCGTAAACAAACTGGAACGGGATCAAACGCAGCAACTTTAGTAAGTAAGAATAGATTTGAATGGTTATCAGGTTTAGAACTTGTCCGCACCTATAAAAAAGAAACCGGCTTCACTTCTTCATTTTGCAGCAAATGTGGATCGCCAGTACCGAACTTAGTGGGCAGTACCGACTTTATGTGGATTCCATTAGGGTTGTTAGATCAAGATATTGTTGTGCTAAAGAAACTTAATTTTTGTATGGTTTCAAAAACCAATTGGGCAAACACAATAGCGGCTGATGAATCCTATAACCAACTTCCCACTTTAAATGAACTAAAAATACTTTTTGATTAA
- a CDS encoding catalase family protein: protein MANFIQPINFKVLYVFTPLVFVLTGCSENLHSQTPLSVKTSSENIAYPEIDPILGEKLQPNEELIAHNIAQVIEKAIREQYRDGNALRDAHPKAHGCVRAEFHVSKNIPTQLAKGMFIPDQTYQAWIRFSNASNDASNADINKDARGIAIKILGVSGQKILESEKQATTQDFIMINHPVFFANDAKRYLSFMNDVNSHNIIRKLHIPIALGFKGTMNALGARNSQIANPLYARYWSMVPYQLGLGNDRKAVKYSVRACSMPPNNLPKNPNHNYLREALKNTLQSTDACMEFLIQPRTSSQMLVEDSMTEWDEKAAPFYQVATIHIPKQDFDTAEQNKFCENLSFTPWHALPEHRPLGAINRMRKVIYENISRVRHDMNSAPRQEP, encoded by the coding sequence ATGGCAAATTTTATACAGCCTATAAACTTTAAGGTTTTGTATGTATTTACTCCTCTTGTATTTGTATTAACAGGTTGCAGTGAAAATTTACACTCTCAAACACCCTTATCAGTGAAGACTTCTTCAGAGAATATTGCTTATCCAGAGATTGATCCGATTTTAGGAGAAAAGTTACAACCGAATGAGGAACTCATCGCCCACAATATAGCCCAAGTGATTGAAAAGGCGATCCGTGAACAATATAGGGATGGAAATGCTTTACGTGATGCACATCCTAAAGCGCATGGATGTGTGCGAGCTGAATTTCATGTCTCAAAAAATATACCCACTCAATTGGCCAAAGGGATGTTTATTCCAGATCAAACTTATCAAGCATGGATTCGCTTTTCAAATGCCTCAAATGATGCCTCTAATGCGGACATTAATAAAGATGCGCGTGGTATAGCAATAAAAATTTTAGGTGTATCTGGACAAAAAATTTTAGAAAGTGAAAAGCAAGCAACCACACAAGATTTTATTATGATTAATCATCCGGTCTTCTTTGCCAATGATGCTAAACGATATCTTTCTTTCATGAATGATGTGAATAGCCACAATATCATCAGAAAACTTCATATTCCGATTGCCCTAGGTTTTAAAGGAACCATGAATGCACTCGGAGCACGTAATTCGCAAATCGCCAACCCATTATATGCACGGTATTGGTCTATGGTTCCCTATCAGCTAGGGCTGGGTAATGATCGAAAAGCAGTTAAATATTCAGTTCGTGCCTGTTCAATGCCACCAAACAATCTACCTAAAAATCCTAACCATAATTATTTAAGAGAAGCTTTAAAGAACACTCTACAAAGTACAGATGCTTGTATGGAATTTCTTATTCAGCCACGGACCTCAAGCCAAATGTTAGTAGAAGATTCAATGACAGAGTGGGATGAGAAAGCAGCTCCTTTTTATCAAGTGGCAACTATCCATATCCCAAAGCAAGACTTTGATACAGCTGAACAAAATAAGTTTTGTGAAAATCTATCTTTTACGCCGTGGCACGCCTTACCAGAACATAGACCATTAGGTGCAATAAATAGAATGCGTAAAGTCATTTATGAAAATATCAGCAGAGTTCGGCATGATATGAATTCAGCACCTAGACAAGAACCTTAA
- a CDS encoding phospholipase D family protein, translated as MINQLYQQYSRMALNAWGFTNTPSYNGTYDPDENDTVTNSFNWLNDEQATEKTKQGLTAFVALDDAFISIASRMYLIRNAKEKIDLQYYIWTNDFVGNLMLHELLTAADRGVKIRLLIDDQNGIKLDGVLRSLLHHPNFEIRLFNPYKFRYLRILDYIFRFKKVNHRMHNKLIIADGMIAVTGGRNISSEYFDASSKFQFTDLDILFYGHTVQHAQVVFNDFWQNDLSQNATELIGTCAVHHLQTLRQHYHDLLHESENHIQTEDKLSDAQTYLKELLQNYPIQWSKAYFVADSPKKILGLASKEEMLYGQVIKIMGEPEQHIELASAYFVPTQQGTYYLKQLKVQGVKVRVLTNSFAANDVAIVHAFYSQYRVEMLKNGVELFEFKPFLERRRRTWYEVVTGSVIPAKGKNKSSLHAKFFDVDGKVFIGSFNFDPRSTYLNTEVGLVIESSQLQAQVSVMLDQHLPQVAYQLKLNNEGKIIWLDYQSDGKIIEYDKDPDTSLFQRTMVKAVSYLPIEWMM; from the coding sequence ATGATTAATCAATTGTATCAGCAATATAGCCGTATGGCATTAAATGCTTGGGGCTTTACAAATACACCTTCGTATAACGGTACATACGACCCTGATGAGAATGATACAGTGACGAATAGCTTTAATTGGTTGAATGATGAGCAAGCTACGGAAAAAACTAAACAAGGTTTAACTGCTTTTGTCGCATTAGATGATGCCTTTATCAGTATCGCTTCTCGTATGTACCTCATTAGAAATGCAAAAGAAAAGATCGATTTACAATACTATATCTGGACCAATGATTTTGTTGGAAACTTAATGCTGCATGAGTTGCTAACGGCGGCAGATCGTGGTGTAAAAATCCGTTTACTCATCGATGATCAAAACGGAATAAAGCTCGATGGTGTTCTCCGGAGTCTTCTGCACCACCCTAACTTTGAAATTCGATTATTTAACCCATATAAATTTAGATATTTAAGAATCTTGGACTATATTTTTCGGTTCAAAAAAGTAAACCATCGCATGCATAATAAATTAATTATTGCAGATGGCATGATTGCTGTAACAGGCGGTAGAAATATCAGCAGTGAATATTTTGATGCAAGTAGTAAGTTTCAGTTTACAGATTTAGATATTTTATTTTATGGCCATACAGTACAGCATGCACAAGTCGTATTTAATGATTTTTGGCAAAATGATTTAAGTCAAAATGCTACCGAGCTCATAGGTACATGTGCTGTCCACCACTTGCAAACACTCAGGCAGCACTATCATGATCTACTTCACGAAAGTGAAAATCATATTCAAACTGAAGATAAGCTTTCCGATGCACAAACTTATTTAAAAGAGCTCCTACAAAATTATCCAATTCAATGGTCAAAAGCATATTTCGTTGCAGATTCACCTAAAAAAATCTTAGGGTTAGCCTCTAAGGAAGAGATGCTTTATGGGCAAGTCATAAAGATTATGGGTGAACCAGAGCAGCATATCGAATTAGCTTCTGCTTATTTTGTGCCGACTCAGCAAGGAACTTATTATTTAAAACAGCTAAAAGTACAAGGGGTTAAAGTCAGGGTTTTAACCAATTCTTTTGCTGCAAATGATGTAGCGATTGTGCATGCTTTTTATAGTCAATATCGAGTTGAAATGCTCAAAAATGGCGTAGAGCTATTTGAGTTTAAGCCATTTTTAGAACGTAGACGCCGAACATGGTATGAAGTAGTGACTGGAAGTGTAATCCCTGCAAAAGGTAAAAATAAATCGAGCTTACATGCCAAATTTTTTGACGTAGACGGTAAAGTATTTATTGGTTCATTTAATTTTGATCCACGTTCAACTTACTTAAATACTGAGGTTGGTCTTGTGATTGAGTCGAGTCAACTACAAGCTCAAGTTTCAGTCATGCTTGATCAACATTTACCTCAAGTCGCCTACCAGCTTAAGTTAAATAATGAAGGAAAGATTATTTGGTTAGATTATCAGTCAGATGGAAAAATTATTGAATATGACAAAGACCCAGATACGAGTCTTTTTCAACGTACCATGGTTAAAGCAGTTTCATATTTACCAATTGAATGGATGATGTAA